A window of Cydia pomonella isolate Wapato2018A chromosome 22, ilCydPomo1, whole genome shotgun sequence contains these coding sequences:
- the LOC133530400 gene encoding myrosinase 1-like, with translation MCLPAVVVVLVVASERVASQRFPPGFRFGAATSAYQIEGGWNVSDKGESIWDRMVHSRPDFIYDRSNADVACDSYHLWEEDLRLVQEMGLDFYRFSISWPRLLPHGFSNKISEDGRRYYSAVVDGLRARGVAPVVTLYHWDLPQRLQDLGGWTNPLIVEWFADYARVAFTLFADRVRTWITINEPGSVCDGGYRGLLAPGLRDREVGALLCAKHVLLAHAAAYRVYQDEFKSKYGGELSIANQESWFEPKTDQDLDTTLLAREYLFGRYSHPIFSAAGGWPPALERYMADKSKKEGYPRSRLPAFTQHEIQLLKGSFDFYGLNHYTSRVVRGAAPGERPARASRGAEEVRAALETRARWGTAASSWLKVNPEGLRHLLKLIKQQYGDVKILITENGYSDTGHQLDDRDRVNYYKEYLEQVLLAITEDAVRVVGYTAWSLLDNFEWADGYSSRFGLYSVDFSSPRRPRAARASARYYAGVLRARGRGGGGGGGGGGARNATETRVQSPLQHTRYITSGHIYE, from the exons ATGTGTCTTCCAGCAGTTGTGGT AGTCCTAGTCGTAGCAAGCGAGCGCGTGGCTAGCCAGCGCTTCCCTCCAGGGTTCCGGTTCGGGGCCGCCACATCGGCCTACCAAATCGAAGGCGGCTGGAACGTAAGCG ACAAAGGTGAGAGCATCTGGGACCGCATGGTCCACTCTCGCCCGGACTTCATATACGACCGCAGCAACGCCGATGTGGCATGCGACTCCTACCACCTGTGGGAGGAAGACCTGCGACTGGTGCAGGAGATGGGATTGGACTTCTacag GTTCTCTATATCGTGGCCTCGGCTGCTGCCGCACGGCTTCAGCAATAAGATCAGTGAAGATGGCCGCCGGTACTACAGCGCGGTCGTTGACGGGCTGCGGGCGCGCGGCGTCGCGCCTGTAGTCACGCTCTACCACTGGGACTTGCCCCAGAGACTACAGGATCTTG GAGGCTGGACGAACCCCCTCATAGTGGAGTGGTTCGCGGACTACGCTCGTGTGGCGTTCACCCTCTTCGCCGACCGAGTGCGCACCTGGATCACCATCAACGAGCCGGGCTCCGTCTGCGACGGCGGCTACAGGGGGCTCCTGGCGCCGGGACTCAGGGACCGCGAGGTCGGCGCGCTGCTGTGCGCGAAGCACGTGCTGCTGGCTCACGCCGCCGCGTATAGGGTGTACCAAGACGAGTTTAAGTCGAAATATGGTG GTGAACTATCGATCGCGAACCAGGAGAGTTGGTTCGAACCGAAAACTGACCAAGACTTGGATACTACTTTGCTGGCGAGAGAATATTTA TTCGGGCGTTACTCGCACCCCATCTTCTCCGCCGCCGGGGGCTGGCCGCCCGCTCTGGAGAGGTACATGGCAGACAAGAGCAAGAAGGAGGGGTACCCTCGCTCCAGGCTCCCGGCGTTCACCCAACATGAGATACAACTCTTGAAAG GATCGTTTGACTTCTACGGCCTGAACCACTACACGTCGCGCgtggtgcgcggcgcggcgcccgGCGAGCGCCCGGCCCGCGCGTCGCGCGGCGCCGAGGAGGTGCGCGCGGCGCTGGAGACCAGGGCCCGCTGGGGCACTGCCGCGTCTTCCTGGCTGAAG GTGAACCCAGAAGGCCTCCGCCACCTCCTGAAGCTGATCAAGCAGCAGTATGGAGACGTGAAGATCCTGATCACAGAGAACGGGTACTCAGACACCGGCCACCAGCTCGACGACCGCGACAGGGTCAACTATTACAAGGAGTATTTAGAACAG GTTCTGCTGGCCATCACCGAGGACGCGGTGCGAGTGGTCGGCTACACCGCCTGGTCGCTGCTCGACAACTTCGAGTGGGCGGACGGATACTC GTCGCGCTTCGGGCTGTACTCCGTGGACTTCTCGTCGCCGCGCCggccccgcgccgcgcgcgcgtcCGCGCGGTACTACGCCGGCGTGCTGCGCGCGCGCGGccggggcgggggcgggggcgggggcgggggcggggcaCGCAACGCCACGGAGACACGTGTGCAGAGCCCACTGCAACATACACGTTACATAACCTCGGGccatatttatgaataa
- the LOC133529999 gene encoding gastrula zinc finger protein XlCGF57.1-like: protein MPLETACVKAEAVYVKTELVEVCVKVEPEEVCVKTDPGEMCVTTEPGEVCVMIEPGEVCVKTEPGELCVKVKSGEMCLKTEQEGTDSAGSCRVGAASARAGLYTNHDVKNELMVDPEEWHHPQVLPLQVCSDGAARAREQLDAACSVVRECLPGDATVHSRNKLSGCEYCGMRYRNKTILKKHIQDTHLPTGSSLTFTEDTFSCGFCSSTFQTKLRVLEHEKSEHDVTNFMCDVCEYTTRSKRSLQTHLKRHSVDVFNCSHCSYTSLFKNYLHKHQAMHRNNFRCAECDFKCSFKLELRRHQKTHKRIHRKIQRGEKLLHQCGYCDYKASRKYHLQNHIKIHTGEKPFTCSYCDYKCIQNASLQKHLMIHTGAKPFKCSDCEYRCRQKANLLYHQRIHTGEKPYTCNQCDYKYSDLSSLRRHEMTHTSQKPFQCNHCDYKCIRKSTLKTHLMIHTGAKPFKCSNCEYKSNRKENLLKHQVIHTEAKPFICTHCDYRSAYKYDLQRHLRKKHSGEKS from the exons ATGCCTCTAGAGACAGCGTGTGTTAAGGCAGAGGCAGTGTATGTGAAGACAGAACTTGTAGAGGTGTGTGTGAAAGTGGAGCCTGAAGAGGTGTGTGTTAAGACAGACCCTGGAGAGATGTGTGTTACAACAGAGCCTGGGGAGGTGTGTGTAATGATAGAACCTGGAGAGGTGTGTGTAAAGACAGAACCTGGAGAGTTGTGTGTGAAGGTGAAGTCTGGAGAGATGTGTCTGAAGACGGAGCAGGAAGGGACAGACAGTGCGGGCTCGTGCAGAGTGGGCGCGGCGTCTGCGCGGGCCGGACTGTATACCAACCATGATGTCAAGAACGAGCTCATGGTGGACCCCGAGGAGTGGCACCACCCTCAGGTGCTTCCACTACAAG TGTGTTCGGACGGCGCCGCCCGCGCCAGGGAACAGCTCGATGCAGCATGTTCCGTGGTGCGCGAGTGCCTCCCCGGCGACGCGACTGTTCACAGTAGAAACAAACTATCTGGCTGTGAATACTGCGGCATGCGTTACAGAAATAAGACTATTTTAAAGAAACACATACAAGACACACACTTACCGACCGGGTCTTCACTTACTTTTACCGAAGACACATTTTCTTGTGGTTTTTGCAGTTCGACGTTTCAGACTAAATTGCGTGTGTTAGAGCACGAAAAAAGCGAACATgatgttacaaattttatgtGTGATGTATGTGAGTATACAACTAGGTCCAAGAGAAGTTTACAGACACATCTAAAGCGTCATTCTGTGGACGTTTTTAACTGTAGTCACTGTAGTTACACTAGTctgtttaaaaattatttacacaaaCACCAAGCGATGCACCGAAACAATTTTAGGTGTGCCGAATGTGATTTCAAATGCAGTTTTAAACTAGAACTGCGACGTCACCAGAAGACACACAAAAGAATACATCGTAAGATACAAAGGGGAGAGAAACTCTTACATCAATGTGGTTACTGTGATTACAAAGCTAGTAGAAAATATCATTTACAAAACCACATAAAGATACACACTGGCGAGAAACCTTTCACATGTAGCTACTGCGATTACAAATGCATTCAGAATGCAAGCCTACAGAAACACCTGATGATACATACCGGGGCGAAGCCATTTAAGTGTAGCGATTGCGAATACAGGTGCAGACAGAAAGCAAACTTGCTGTATCACCAGAGGATACACACCGGAGAGAAACCGTACACATGTAATCAATGCGACTACAAGTACAGTGATCTGTCAAGCTTACGCAGACACGAAATGACACATACTAGTCAGAAGCCCTTTCAGTGTAACCACTGTGATTACAAATGCATTCGGAAATCAACTTTAAAAACACACCTGATGATACACACTGGGGCGAAACCATTTAAATGTAGCAATTGCGAATACAAGAGCAATAGGAAAGAAAACTTGCTAAAACATCAGGTGATACATACTGAGGCGAAGCCTTTTATTTGTACCCACTGCGACTACAGGAGTgcatataaatatgatttacaaAGACATCTAAGAAAGAAACATTCCGGtgaaaaatcctga